In Lacibacter sp. H375, one DNA window encodes the following:
- a CDS encoding Y-family DNA polymerase, which translates to MAKRFVAIWFRYLKTDWFVRREKTLSTIPFVLTIPDHGRMLITAANQLAEQDGIYKGMVVADARVIIPSLKVLDDLPGLPEKLLKGLGEWCIRFTPVVAIDLPDGLLLDVSGCAHLWGGEKLYLQHIIDRLWSLGYHVRASMADTIGAAWAFARYGSSPTIIESNKQAIALLALPPESLRLESETFERLHTLGLRNIQHFINIPRSVLRRRFGEAFIQRLNQALGFEEEMIIPVQPIAVYCERLTCLEPITTLTGIEIALQQLLETLCNKLKKEQKGLRTACFKCYRIDGKTETVEIGTNRATTNTQHLFKLFELKLSTIEPAFGIELFTLEAKKTEDVCSSQITLWQHPAGLKDAGIAELMDRIAGKLGAHTIQRYLPAEHYWPERSFKSAQHLLEANTTTWKVDRPRPLQLLPSPSPIEVTAPVPDYPPMMFRYKGTLHKVIKADGPERIEQEWWLQQGQHRDYYYVEDETGCRYWIFRSGHYTDESYQWFLHGFFA; encoded by the coding sequence ATTAAGTACAATTCCATTTGTACTAACCATTCCGGATCATGGACGTATGCTGATTACTGCAGCAAATCAATTAGCAGAACAGGATGGTATTTATAAAGGCATGGTAGTGGCAGATGCAAGAGTGATTATTCCTTCATTAAAAGTGTTGGATGATCTGCCTGGCTTACCTGAAAAACTATTGAAAGGGTTAGGCGAATGGTGCATCCGGTTTACACCTGTAGTAGCTATTGATTTACCAGACGGACTTTTGCTCGATGTTTCAGGTTGCGCACATCTTTGGGGAGGAGAAAAATTATACCTGCAACATATCATTGATCGCTTATGGAGTTTAGGCTATCATGTTCGTGCTTCAATGGCTGATACAATTGGCGCTGCTTGGGCTTTTGCACGATATGGAAGTAGCCCAACTATTATTGAATCAAACAAACAGGCAATAGCTTTACTTGCATTGCCACCAGAGTCTCTTCGATTGGAATCTGAGACTTTTGAACGTTTGCATACTTTAGGACTTCGAAATATTCAGCACTTTATCAACATTCCACGTTCTGTTCTTCGTAGAAGATTTGGGGAAGCATTTATTCAGCGATTAAACCAGGCTTTAGGTTTTGAAGAAGAAATGATCATACCTGTTCAACCCATTGCCGTTTACTGCGAACGGTTGACTTGTCTTGAACCGATCACCACCTTAACCGGAATTGAAATTGCATTGCAACAGTTATTAGAAACTTTGTGCAATAAACTTAAGAAAGAACAAAAAGGGTTACGCACAGCTTGTTTTAAATGCTATCGCATAGATGGGAAAACTGAAACAGTTGAAATAGGAACTAACCGGGCAACAACAAATACACAGCATTTATTCAAACTGTTTGAATTAAAACTATCAACCATTGAACCTGCATTCGGTATTGAATTGTTTACGCTTGAAGCAAAGAAGACAGAAGATGTCTGTTCATCTCAAATAACATTATGGCAACATCCTGCAGGTTTGAAGGATGCAGGTATAGCAGAATTGATGGATCGCATTGCAGGGAAACTTGGTGCACATACCATTCAACGTTATTTACCTGCTGAACATTACTGGCCTGAACGATCATTCAAATCAGCACAACATTTATTAGAAGCAAACACAACAACATGGAAAGTTGACAGGCCAAGGCCATTGCAATTATTACCCTCACCTTCACCAATAGAAGTAACAGCACCTGTTCCTGATTATCCGCCCATGATGTTTCGTTATAAAGGCACATTACATAAAGTTATAAAAGCAGATGGCCCGGAACGTATTGAACAGGAGTGGTGGTTACAGCAAGGACAGCATCGTGATTATTATTATGTGGAAGATGAAACCGGTTGTCGTTATTGGATATTTCGTTCAGGACATTACACCGATGAGTCGTATCAATGGTTTCTTCATGGGTTCTTTGCTTAA